A genome region from Arachis duranensis cultivar V14167 chromosome 6, aradu.V14167.gnm2.J7QH, whole genome shotgun sequence includes the following:
- the LOC107494065 gene encoding momilactone A synthase → MAPVAKRLEGKVAIITGGAGAIGATTAKLFLQHGAKVIIADVQDELGISLCKSLITKDGAANNNNNIDYVHCDVTSEQDVKNAVDLAVSKYGHLDIMYNNAGTAGDNIKRPMENSTVEDFKRIFDVNVLGAFLGAKHAARVMVKAQRGGVILFTTSITSVIGGQAKPAYSASKHALVGLMKDLCVELGQHGIRANCIAPGGIATPMLNGWLKMEREGTEEILQSVGVLKGGVVKEEDVAEAAVYLSSDEGRFISGVNLVVDGGYSSTNGSFAMIANVLKNIQTTNCIDA, encoded by the exons ATGGCTCCAGTTGCTAAAAG GTTAGAGGGTAAGGTGGCAATAATCACAGGAGGTGCCGGGGCCATTGGTGCAACCACCGCAAAACTATTCCTTCAACACGGAGCTAAGGTGATCATCGCAGATGTCCAAGACGAACTGGGTATCTCTCTCTGCAAATCCCTCATCACCAAAGACGGTGCCgctaataacaacaacaacatcgaCTACGTTCACTGTGACGTGACCTCCGAACAAGACGTCAAAAACGCGGTCGATTTGGCTGTTTCCAAATACGGCCACCTTGACATCATGTATAACAATGCCGGCACCGCCGGTGACAATATCAAGCGCCCGATGGAGAACTCCACCGTCGAAGACTTCAAGAGAATCTTCGATGTCAACGTCTTAGGGGCTTTCTTGGGCGCCAAGCATGCCGCGAGGGTCATGGTGAAGGCACAGAGGGGAGGCGTTATCCTCTTCACGACGAGCATTACTTCTGTGATCGGAGGCCAGGCAAAACCGGCTTACAGCGCATCGAAGCACGCCTTGGTGGGGCTGATGAAAGATCTTTGCGTGGAACTTGGGCAGCATGGGATTAGAGCGAATTGCATTGCTCCGGGGGGGATTGCGACGCCAATGCTGAACGGTTGGTTGAAGATGGAGAGGGAGGGGACAGAGGAGATCCTGCAGTCGGTGGGGGTGCTGAAAGGTGGAGTGGTTAAGGAGGAAGACGTGGCAGAGGCGGCGGTTTATTTGAGCAGCGACGAGGGGAGGTTCATAAGTGGAGTTAACCTTGTGGTGGATGGGGGTTATAGCTCAACCAATGGCTCATTCGCTATGATAGCGAACGTTCTCAAAAACATCCAAACCACCAATTGCATTGATGCCTAA
- the LOC107494058 gene encoding secoisolariciresinol dehydrogenase-like: MVGPSTSAINRRLEGKVALITGGASGIGKRTAEIFAEHGAKVVIADVQDELGHAVVQSIGPSTCTFVHCDVTDEDQIKRAVNTAVEAYGKLDIMFNNAGIADPNKARIIDNHKADFERVLSVNVTGVFLGIKHASQPMIKAGGGSIISMASVSSYVGGAASHAYCCAKHAVVGLTKNAAVELGQFGIRVNCLSPYALATPLATKFVGVNDEELENVMNSLANLKGVTLKTDDVANAALYFASDDSRYVSGQNLLVDGGFSIVNPSFHMFQYPQDT, translated from the coding sequence GCTTGAAGGAAAAGTGGCATTAATAACTGGAGGAGCAAGCGGAATAGGCAAACGCACGGCGGAAATATTCGCAGAGCACGGAGCCAAAGTAGTCATTGCAGATGTCCAAGACGAACTGGGCCACGCGGTTGTCCAATCCATAGGACCATCCACATGCACCTTCGTCCACTGCGACGTCACCGACGAGGACCAAATCAAGCGCGCCGTCAACACCGCCGTCGAAGCATACGGCAAGCTAGACATCATGTTCAACAACGCCGGCATAGCAGACCCCAACAAGGCCCGAATAATCGACAACCACAAGGCCGATTTCGAGCGCGTCCTCAGCGTCAACGTAACCGGAGTTTTCTTGGGGATCAAGCATGCCTCGCAGCCCATGATCAAGGCCGGAGGCGGCAGCATAATCTCCATGGCTAGCGTCAGCTCGTACGTGGGCGGCGCCGCCTCCCACGCCTACTGCTGTGCTAAGCACGCGGTGGTTGGGCTGACCAAGAATGCGGCGGTGGAGCTCGGACAGTTTGGGATCAGAGTGAATTGCTTGTCGCCTTACGCTCTTGCGACTCCTTTGGCTACCAAGTTCGTCGGGGTGAACGATGAGGAGCTTGAGAATGTGATGAACTCGCTCGCGAATCTTAAAGGTGTTACCCTTAAAACTGATGACGTGGCCAATGCTGCGCTTTATTTTGCTAGCGATGATTCCAGGTATGTCAGTGGACAGAACTTGCTAGTTGACGGTGGCTTCAGCATTGTTAACCCCTCCTTTCACATGTTTCAGTATCCACAAGACActtag